The Primulina eburnea isolate SZY01 chromosome 13, ASM2296580v1, whole genome shotgun sequence genome includes a region encoding these proteins:
- the LOC140808921 gene encoding aberrant root formation protein 4 isoform X5, giving the protein MLAFELPKVVTKLGCVSQRCSEVTKNIIDRFVGRCSPRDMLSIFCEALGSPSELFVIPSYFVPLLVGLAKVLVLIQRRHFEQVKAAVPVVLNILKTFSSTSDYEDTDYGELFRAATDVACSIHMICVKLEGDNFKLHAILGLYVLQLMALVAIGMRSEISRCILLVVQLSEILHSCKLSYSGLITGCEVAKISKLVIVDDGDDGISCFSHVKLGASLAVIWGYKNSEVAMSAKADLTAVKQKLQDHWNSRFEAIGMLKFIFTYADLPLELKTHAIEFLLCIMDGIAPHSYDDHLDYTTYMPAFYVNLQAIEMVIMNAPDTMSRRNAFSAFKKVLSDIPTSVRFDVLRALIKSAGSSSMVAILLDCVREEMHVGKTDRNSYISFWSPSVLELVEMVLRPLKGGPPSLPEYSDAVLSALNFYRFILITESTGKSNYTGILSKDILQKAYNEWFLPLRTIVSFLEAETHRNWDHELASDAVCALNPVELVLYRCIELVEEELKHL; this is encoded by the exons atgttgGCGTTTGAGTTGCCGAAGGTCGTGACGAAGCTTGGTTGTGTATCACAAAGGTGTTCTGAGGTtactaagaatattattgaCCGGTTTGTTGGTCGCTGCAGCCCACGTGATATGCTCTCTATTTTTTGCGAG GCATTAGGTTCTCCAAGCGAGTTGTTCGTAATTCCCAGTTACTTTGTACCACTTCTCGTTGGGCTTGCCAAAG TTCTGGTTTTAATTCAGAGGAGGCACTTCGAGCAAGTGAAAGCTGCAGTTCCGGTAGTTCTTAATATCTTAAAGACTTTCTCCTCCACATCTGACTATGAAGATACTGATTATGGGGAATTGTTCAGAGCAGCAACGGACGTTGCTTGCTCTATCCATATGATCTGTGTAAAATTG GAAGGTGACAACTTCAAACTCCATGCTATATTGGGCCTCTACGTGTTGCAGCTCATG GCCCTTGTTGCAATTGGAATGAGAAGTGAAATATCTAGATGTATTCTTTTGGTTGTACAGTTATCCGAAATTCTTCATTCTTGCAAATTGTCGTATAGCGGTTTGATAACAGGATGTGAAGTTGCTAAGATCTCTAAACTTGTAATTGTAG ATGATGGTGATGATGGTATTAGTTGCTTTTCGCATGTCAAACTTGGAGCTTCACTTGCAG TAATTTGGGGATACAAGAATTCTGAGGTTGCCATGTCCGCCAAAGCTGATTTGACTGCTGTCAAACAGAAACTTCAAGATCACTGGAACAGTAGATTTGAAGCGATCGGCATGTTGAAGTTTATATTCACATATGCTGATCTACCATTAGAATTGAAAACGCATGCTATTGAATTCCTCTTGTGTATCATGGATGGCATTGCACCACACTCTTATGATGACCATCTGGACTACACAACATATATGCCAGCTTTCTATGTCAATTTGCAG GCTATTGAAATGGTCATTATGAATGCTCCAGATACTATGTCAAGAAGAAATGCTTTTTCTGCATTCAAAAAG GTGCTTTCAGACATTCCAACTTCTGTAAGATTTGATGTCTTAAGGGCTTTGATAAAGTCTGCTGGTTCTTCTTCCATG GTTGCGATACTTCTAGATTGTGTTAGAGAGGAAATGCACGTGGGAAAAACTGATAGAAATTCTTATATATCATTTTGGAGTCCATCTGTGCTTGAATTGGTAGAGATGGTTCTCAGACCTCTGAAAGGCGGACCTCCATCCCTTCCTGAGTACAGTGATGCA GTTTTATCTGCCCTTAACTTTTACAGATTTATCTTGATTACAGAGTCAACAG GGAAGTCAAACTACACAGGGATATTGTCCAAGGACATCTTGCAGAAGGCCTACAACGAATGGTTTCTACCTCTGCGTACTATAGTATCGTTTCTGGAGGCCGAAACCCATAGAAATTGGGATCATGAATTAGCATCTGATGCAGTATGTGCGCTGAACCCTGTGGAGTTGGTTTTATATCGTTGTATCGAACTCGTAGAAGAGGAGCTGAAACATTTATAA
- the LOC140808921 gene encoding aberrant root formation protein 4 isoform X3 → MNTRICEQLIEAVVNSSSEQAISELANFLDSVSNSIISEVDTEESGKTAFETLENIHQLVWLPSLNQDIIDMLAFELPKVVTKLGCVSQRCSEVTKNIIDRFVGRCSPRDMLSIFCEALGSPSELFVIPSYFVPLLVGLAKVLVLIQRRHFEQVKAAVPVVLNILKTFSSTSDYEDTDYGELFRAATDVACSIHMICVKLALVAIGMRSEISRCILLVVQLSEILHSCKLSYSGLITGCEVAKISKLVIVDDGDDGISCFSHVKLGASLAVIWGYKNSEVAMSAKADLTAVKQKLQDHWNSRFEAIGMLKFIFTYADLPLELKTHAIEFLLCIMDGIAPHSYDDHLDYTTYMPAFYVNLQAIEMVIMNAPDTMSRRNAFSAFKKVLSDIPTSVRFDVLRALIKSAGSSSMVAILLDCVREEMHVGKTDRNSYISFWSPSVLELVEMVLRPLKGGPPSLPEYSDAVLSALNFYRFILITESTGKSNYTGILSKDILQKAYNEWFLPLRTIVSFLEAETHRNWDHELASDAVCALNPVELVLYRCIELVEEELKHL, encoded by the exons ATGAACACAAGGATTTGTGAG CAGTTGATTGAAGCGGTTGTTAACAGCAGTTCAGAGCAAGCAATATCAGAGCTTGCAAATTTTCTCGACTCAGTCTCCAACTCTATTATATCTGAAGTTGATACAGAGGAATCCGGAAAAACCGCATTTGAAACTCTtgaaaatattcatcaactCGTTTGGTTACCTTCGCTAAATCAG gatattattgatatgttgGCGTTTGAGTTGCCGAAGGTCGTGACGAAGCTTGGTTGTGTATCACAAAGGTGTTCTGAGGTtactaagaatattattgaCCGGTTTGTTGGTCGCTGCAGCCCACGTGATATGCTCTCTATTTTTTGCGAG GCATTAGGTTCTCCAAGCGAGTTGTTCGTAATTCCCAGTTACTTTGTACCACTTCTCGTTGGGCTTGCCAAAG TTCTGGTTTTAATTCAGAGGAGGCACTTCGAGCAAGTGAAAGCTGCAGTTCCGGTAGTTCTTAATATCTTAAAGACTTTCTCCTCCACATCTGACTATGAAGATACTGATTATGGGGAATTGTTCAGAGCAGCAACGGACGTTGCTTGCTCTATCCATATGATCTGTGTAAAATTG GCCCTTGTTGCAATTGGAATGAGAAGTGAAATATCTAGATGTATTCTTTTGGTTGTACAGTTATCCGAAATTCTTCATTCTTGCAAATTGTCGTATAGCGGTTTGATAACAGGATGTGAAGTTGCTAAGATCTCTAAACTTGTAATTGTAG ATGATGGTGATGATGGTATTAGTTGCTTTTCGCATGTCAAACTTGGAGCTTCACTTGCAG TAATTTGGGGATACAAGAATTCTGAGGTTGCCATGTCCGCCAAAGCTGATTTGACTGCTGTCAAACAGAAACTTCAAGATCACTGGAACAGTAGATTTGAAGCGATCGGCATGTTGAAGTTTATATTCACATATGCTGATCTACCATTAGAATTGAAAACGCATGCTATTGAATTCCTCTTGTGTATCATGGATGGCATTGCACCACACTCTTATGATGACCATCTGGACTACACAACATATATGCCAGCTTTCTATGTCAATTTGCAG GCTATTGAAATGGTCATTATGAATGCTCCAGATACTATGTCAAGAAGAAATGCTTTTTCTGCATTCAAAAAG GTGCTTTCAGACATTCCAACTTCTGTAAGATTTGATGTCTTAAGGGCTTTGATAAAGTCTGCTGGTTCTTCTTCCATG GTTGCGATACTTCTAGATTGTGTTAGAGAGGAAATGCACGTGGGAAAAACTGATAGAAATTCTTATATATCATTTTGGAGTCCATCTGTGCTTGAATTGGTAGAGATGGTTCTCAGACCTCTGAAAGGCGGACCTCCATCCCTTCCTGAGTACAGTGATGCA GTTTTATCTGCCCTTAACTTTTACAGATTTATCTTGATTACAGAGTCAACAG GGAAGTCAAACTACACAGGGATATTGTCCAAGGACATCTTGCAGAAGGCCTACAACGAATGGTTTCTACCTCTGCGTACTATAGTATCGTTTCTGGAGGCCGAAACCCATAGAAATTGGGATCATGAATTAGCATCTGATGCAGTATGTGCGCTGAACCCTGTGGAGTTGGTTTTATATCGTTGTATCGAACTCGTAGAAGAGGAGCTGAAACATTTATAA
- the LOC140808921 gene encoding aberrant root formation protein 4 isoform X1 codes for MNTRICEQLIEAVVNSSSEQAISELANFLDSVSNSIISEVDTEESGKTAFETLENIHQLVWLPSLNQDIIDMLAFELPKVVTKLGCVSQRCSEVTKNIIDRFVGRCSPRDMLSIFCEALGSPSELFVIPSYFVPLLVGLAKVLVLIQRRHFEQVKAAVPVVLNILKTFSSTSDYEDTDYGELFRAATDVACSIHMICVKLEGDNFKLHAILGLYVLQLMALVAIGMRSEISRCILLVVQLSEILHSCKLSYSGLITGCEVAKISKLVIVDDGDDGISCFSHVKLGASLAVIWGYKNSEVAMSAKADLTAVKQKLQDHWNSRFEAIGMLKFIFTYADLPLELKTHAIEFLLCIMDGIAPHSYDDHLDYTTYMPAFYVNLQAIEMVIMNAPDTMSRRNAFSAFKKVLSDIPTSVRFDVLRALIKSAGSSSMVAILLDCVREEMHVGKTDRNSYISFWSPSVLELVEMVLRPLKGGPPSLPEYSDAVLSALNFYRFILITESTGKSNYTGILSKDILQKAYNEWFLPLRTIVSFLEAETHRNWDHELASDAVCALNPVELVLYRCIELVEEELKHL; via the exons ATGAACACAAGGATTTGTGAG CAGTTGATTGAAGCGGTTGTTAACAGCAGTTCAGAGCAAGCAATATCAGAGCTTGCAAATTTTCTCGACTCAGTCTCCAACTCTATTATATCTGAAGTTGATACAGAGGAATCCGGAAAAACCGCATTTGAAACTCTtgaaaatattcatcaactCGTTTGGTTACCTTCGCTAAATCAG gatattattgatatgttgGCGTTTGAGTTGCCGAAGGTCGTGACGAAGCTTGGTTGTGTATCACAAAGGTGTTCTGAGGTtactaagaatattattgaCCGGTTTGTTGGTCGCTGCAGCCCACGTGATATGCTCTCTATTTTTTGCGAG GCATTAGGTTCTCCAAGCGAGTTGTTCGTAATTCCCAGTTACTTTGTACCACTTCTCGTTGGGCTTGCCAAAG TTCTGGTTTTAATTCAGAGGAGGCACTTCGAGCAAGTGAAAGCTGCAGTTCCGGTAGTTCTTAATATCTTAAAGACTTTCTCCTCCACATCTGACTATGAAGATACTGATTATGGGGAATTGTTCAGAGCAGCAACGGACGTTGCTTGCTCTATCCATATGATCTGTGTAAAATTG GAAGGTGACAACTTCAAACTCCATGCTATATTGGGCCTCTACGTGTTGCAGCTCATG GCCCTTGTTGCAATTGGAATGAGAAGTGAAATATCTAGATGTATTCTTTTGGTTGTACAGTTATCCGAAATTCTTCATTCTTGCAAATTGTCGTATAGCGGTTTGATAACAGGATGTGAAGTTGCTAAGATCTCTAAACTTGTAATTGTAG ATGATGGTGATGATGGTATTAGTTGCTTTTCGCATGTCAAACTTGGAGCTTCACTTGCAG TAATTTGGGGATACAAGAATTCTGAGGTTGCCATGTCCGCCAAAGCTGATTTGACTGCTGTCAAACAGAAACTTCAAGATCACTGGAACAGTAGATTTGAAGCGATCGGCATGTTGAAGTTTATATTCACATATGCTGATCTACCATTAGAATTGAAAACGCATGCTATTGAATTCCTCTTGTGTATCATGGATGGCATTGCACCACACTCTTATGATGACCATCTGGACTACACAACATATATGCCAGCTTTCTATGTCAATTTGCAG GCTATTGAAATGGTCATTATGAATGCTCCAGATACTATGTCAAGAAGAAATGCTTTTTCTGCATTCAAAAAG GTGCTTTCAGACATTCCAACTTCTGTAAGATTTGATGTCTTAAGGGCTTTGATAAAGTCTGCTGGTTCTTCTTCCATG GTTGCGATACTTCTAGATTGTGTTAGAGAGGAAATGCACGTGGGAAAAACTGATAGAAATTCTTATATATCATTTTGGAGTCCATCTGTGCTTGAATTGGTAGAGATGGTTCTCAGACCTCTGAAAGGCGGACCTCCATCCCTTCCTGAGTACAGTGATGCA GTTTTATCTGCCCTTAACTTTTACAGATTTATCTTGATTACAGAGTCAACAG GGAAGTCAAACTACACAGGGATATTGTCCAAGGACATCTTGCAGAAGGCCTACAACGAATGGTTTCTACCTCTGCGTACTATAGTATCGTTTCTGGAGGCCGAAACCCATAGAAATTGGGATCATGAATTAGCATCTGATGCAGTATGTGCGCTGAACCCTGTGGAGTTGGTTTTATATCGTTGTATCGAACTCGTAGAAGAGGAGCTGAAACATTTATAA
- the LOC140808921 gene encoding aberrant root formation protein 4 isoform X2, with translation MNTRICELIEAVVNSSSEQAISELANFLDSVSNSIISEVDTEESGKTAFETLENIHQLVWLPSLNQDIIDMLAFELPKVVTKLGCVSQRCSEVTKNIIDRFVGRCSPRDMLSIFCEALGSPSELFVIPSYFVPLLVGLAKVLVLIQRRHFEQVKAAVPVVLNILKTFSSTSDYEDTDYGELFRAATDVACSIHMICVKLEGDNFKLHAILGLYVLQLMALVAIGMRSEISRCILLVVQLSEILHSCKLSYSGLITGCEVAKISKLVIVDDGDDGISCFSHVKLGASLAVIWGYKNSEVAMSAKADLTAVKQKLQDHWNSRFEAIGMLKFIFTYADLPLELKTHAIEFLLCIMDGIAPHSYDDHLDYTTYMPAFYVNLQAIEMVIMNAPDTMSRRNAFSAFKKVLSDIPTSVRFDVLRALIKSAGSSSMVAILLDCVREEMHVGKTDRNSYISFWSPSVLELVEMVLRPLKGGPPSLPEYSDAVLSALNFYRFILITESTGKSNYTGILSKDILQKAYNEWFLPLRTIVSFLEAETHRNWDHELASDAVCALNPVELVLYRCIELVEEELKHL, from the exons ATGAACACAAGGATTTGTGAG TTGATTGAAGCGGTTGTTAACAGCAGTTCAGAGCAAGCAATATCAGAGCTTGCAAATTTTCTCGACTCAGTCTCCAACTCTATTATATCTGAAGTTGATACAGAGGAATCCGGAAAAACCGCATTTGAAACTCTtgaaaatattcatcaactCGTTTGGTTACCTTCGCTAAATCAG gatattattgatatgttgGCGTTTGAGTTGCCGAAGGTCGTGACGAAGCTTGGTTGTGTATCACAAAGGTGTTCTGAGGTtactaagaatattattgaCCGGTTTGTTGGTCGCTGCAGCCCACGTGATATGCTCTCTATTTTTTGCGAG GCATTAGGTTCTCCAAGCGAGTTGTTCGTAATTCCCAGTTACTTTGTACCACTTCTCGTTGGGCTTGCCAAAG TTCTGGTTTTAATTCAGAGGAGGCACTTCGAGCAAGTGAAAGCTGCAGTTCCGGTAGTTCTTAATATCTTAAAGACTTTCTCCTCCACATCTGACTATGAAGATACTGATTATGGGGAATTGTTCAGAGCAGCAACGGACGTTGCTTGCTCTATCCATATGATCTGTGTAAAATTG GAAGGTGACAACTTCAAACTCCATGCTATATTGGGCCTCTACGTGTTGCAGCTCATG GCCCTTGTTGCAATTGGAATGAGAAGTGAAATATCTAGATGTATTCTTTTGGTTGTACAGTTATCCGAAATTCTTCATTCTTGCAAATTGTCGTATAGCGGTTTGATAACAGGATGTGAAGTTGCTAAGATCTCTAAACTTGTAATTGTAG ATGATGGTGATGATGGTATTAGTTGCTTTTCGCATGTCAAACTTGGAGCTTCACTTGCAG TAATTTGGGGATACAAGAATTCTGAGGTTGCCATGTCCGCCAAAGCTGATTTGACTGCTGTCAAACAGAAACTTCAAGATCACTGGAACAGTAGATTTGAAGCGATCGGCATGTTGAAGTTTATATTCACATATGCTGATCTACCATTAGAATTGAAAACGCATGCTATTGAATTCCTCTTGTGTATCATGGATGGCATTGCACCACACTCTTATGATGACCATCTGGACTACACAACATATATGCCAGCTTTCTATGTCAATTTGCAG GCTATTGAAATGGTCATTATGAATGCTCCAGATACTATGTCAAGAAGAAATGCTTTTTCTGCATTCAAAAAG GTGCTTTCAGACATTCCAACTTCTGTAAGATTTGATGTCTTAAGGGCTTTGATAAAGTCTGCTGGTTCTTCTTCCATG GTTGCGATACTTCTAGATTGTGTTAGAGAGGAAATGCACGTGGGAAAAACTGATAGAAATTCTTATATATCATTTTGGAGTCCATCTGTGCTTGAATTGGTAGAGATGGTTCTCAGACCTCTGAAAGGCGGACCTCCATCCCTTCCTGAGTACAGTGATGCA GTTTTATCTGCCCTTAACTTTTACAGATTTATCTTGATTACAGAGTCAACAG GGAAGTCAAACTACACAGGGATATTGTCCAAGGACATCTTGCAGAAGGCCTACAACGAATGGTTTCTACCTCTGCGTACTATAGTATCGTTTCTGGAGGCCGAAACCCATAGAAATTGGGATCATGAATTAGCATCTGATGCAGTATGTGCGCTGAACCCTGTGGAGTTGGTTTTATATCGTTGTATCGAACTCGTAGAAGAGGAGCTGAAACATTTATAA
- the LOC140808921 gene encoding aberrant root formation protein 4 isoform X4: protein MHDIIDMLAFELPKVVTKLGCVSQRCSEVTKNIIDRFVGRCSPRDMLSIFCEALGSPSELFVIPSYFVPLLVGLAKVLVLIQRRHFEQVKAAVPVVLNILKTFSSTSDYEDTDYGELFRAATDVACSIHMICVKLEGDNFKLHAILGLYVLQLMALVAIGMRSEISRCILLVVQLSEILHSCKLSYSGLITGCEVAKISKLVIVDDGDDGISCFSHVKLGASLAVIWGYKNSEVAMSAKADLTAVKQKLQDHWNSRFEAIGMLKFIFTYADLPLELKTHAIEFLLCIMDGIAPHSYDDHLDYTTYMPAFYVNLQAIEMVIMNAPDTMSRRNAFSAFKKVLSDIPTSVRFDVLRALIKSAGSSSMVAILLDCVREEMHVGKTDRNSYISFWSPSVLELVEMVLRPLKGGPPSLPEYSDAVLSALNFYRFILITESTGKSNYTGILSKDILQKAYNEWFLPLRTIVSFLEAETHRNWDHELASDAVCALNPVELVLYRCIELVEEELKHL from the exons ATGCAT gatattattgatatgttgGCGTTTGAGTTGCCGAAGGTCGTGACGAAGCTTGGTTGTGTATCACAAAGGTGTTCTGAGGTtactaagaatattattgaCCGGTTTGTTGGTCGCTGCAGCCCACGTGATATGCTCTCTATTTTTTGCGAG GCATTAGGTTCTCCAAGCGAGTTGTTCGTAATTCCCAGTTACTTTGTACCACTTCTCGTTGGGCTTGCCAAAG TTCTGGTTTTAATTCAGAGGAGGCACTTCGAGCAAGTGAAAGCTGCAGTTCCGGTAGTTCTTAATATCTTAAAGACTTTCTCCTCCACATCTGACTATGAAGATACTGATTATGGGGAATTGTTCAGAGCAGCAACGGACGTTGCTTGCTCTATCCATATGATCTGTGTAAAATTG GAAGGTGACAACTTCAAACTCCATGCTATATTGGGCCTCTACGTGTTGCAGCTCATG GCCCTTGTTGCAATTGGAATGAGAAGTGAAATATCTAGATGTATTCTTTTGGTTGTACAGTTATCCGAAATTCTTCATTCTTGCAAATTGTCGTATAGCGGTTTGATAACAGGATGTGAAGTTGCTAAGATCTCTAAACTTGTAATTGTAG ATGATGGTGATGATGGTATTAGTTGCTTTTCGCATGTCAAACTTGGAGCTTCACTTGCAG TAATTTGGGGATACAAGAATTCTGAGGTTGCCATGTCCGCCAAAGCTGATTTGACTGCTGTCAAACAGAAACTTCAAGATCACTGGAACAGTAGATTTGAAGCGATCGGCATGTTGAAGTTTATATTCACATATGCTGATCTACCATTAGAATTGAAAACGCATGCTATTGAATTCCTCTTGTGTATCATGGATGGCATTGCACCACACTCTTATGATGACCATCTGGACTACACAACATATATGCCAGCTTTCTATGTCAATTTGCAG GCTATTGAAATGGTCATTATGAATGCTCCAGATACTATGTCAAGAAGAAATGCTTTTTCTGCATTCAAAAAG GTGCTTTCAGACATTCCAACTTCTGTAAGATTTGATGTCTTAAGGGCTTTGATAAAGTCTGCTGGTTCTTCTTCCATG GTTGCGATACTTCTAGATTGTGTTAGAGAGGAAATGCACGTGGGAAAAACTGATAGAAATTCTTATATATCATTTTGGAGTCCATCTGTGCTTGAATTGGTAGAGATGGTTCTCAGACCTCTGAAAGGCGGACCTCCATCCCTTCCTGAGTACAGTGATGCA GTTTTATCTGCCCTTAACTTTTACAGATTTATCTTGATTACAGAGTCAACAG GGAAGTCAAACTACACAGGGATATTGTCCAAGGACATCTTGCAGAAGGCCTACAACGAATGGTTTCTACCTCTGCGTACTATAGTATCGTTTCTGGAGGCCGAAACCCATAGAAATTGGGATCATGAATTAGCATCTGATGCAGTATGTGCGCTGAACCCTGTGGAGTTGGTTTTATATCGTTGTATCGAACTCGTAGAAGAGGAGCTGAAACATTTATAA